GGGTCATGTGTAGTCTGGAGTCGGCGCAGGTTCTATGGCATTTTTAAGGAGCAATAGCAGTCGTTCTCCATCATCCTATTGTGAATTGAATTGACGTGGAGATGACGTTTTCATGAAATAGTCAAGTTCAACAACTTAGCTTTGTTCTTTTTAAAAGGTCTATTTTTCCCCACTTTCTTTTGTTCCTTGTTAAGGGTCTCTTTGTTGATCCACAACAGGGCGACGAACGCTATTATACCAGAGGGAATTGTAACCCAGGATATTATATGAACTGGGTCAAAGGAACCATCTGTAATTTTTCCTTGAATCGAAATAGTAATTGAGGTGTGCGAGTCGTTGGCGTACATTTCCCAACGTATCTTGTTTTGTTCCAAACAAAGTGGTGGGGGGTTTTTCGTTGGGCTGAAACTCAGGCCCCGTTTGAATTATTGGAGAACTTACTTCCTCCCTTGAAGTAGAAACTGGTTTAGAAATAATGACTGAACAGGTGACAGACTGTGGAATGTGGCTTTAAAACCGCGTGTTCTATCACTTTGTGTTCCAGTGCTGCTAGTGactacaggaagaggaggaagtcGGAGCCTTCGGGTGACCAGGGCAAGAACCAGGTCTCCCCAAAACAACTGGACCCTTACAGAGGCAGCAGCACACTGAGGAAACCAGCCACacgctcctccccctcctccccctccagagCCAAaggtacacaacacacacacacacaaaggcaatCAGAGAGatgtatgtgcacacacacacacacacacacactcacgcttcAATAGGCAtatacacacatggacacactggATCCCTATAGAGCCTGCACCCTGAGGAAACCGGCCATGAATGAGAAACCCATAAAGgacacgcacacactcaataCAATCAACCTTCCTCTCTTCCGATGTATAAGcattctcaaacacacacacactcaatacttCCCATGTGTAAGCAttctcaaacacacacgcactcaaTACTTCCCATGTGTAAGcattctcaaacacacacacactcaatacttCCCATGTGTAAGCAttctcaaacacacacgcactcaaTACTTCCCATGTGTAAGcattctcaaacacacacacactcaatacttCCCATGTGTAAGcattctcaaacacacacacactcaatacttCCCATGTGTAAGcattctcaaacacacacacacactcaatacttCCCATGTGTAAGcattctcaaacacacacacacactcaatacttCCGATGTATAAGcattctcaaacacacacacacacactcaatacttCCCATGTGTAAGcattctcaaacacacacacactcaatacttCCCATGTATAAGCATTctcaaacgcacacacactcaatacTTCCCATGTATAAGCATTctcaaacgcacacacactcaatacTTCCCATGTATAAGCATTCTCAAACGCACAcactcaaaaacacacacactcaatattAACAACCTCTCCCTTGCAGATGTACAAGCATTCATAAACACACGCTTgggcacatatacacacacacacacattcgctGTGCTCACTCGCTCTATGCCCGACAGCAATCAGACCGTACACAAGCCCACTGAGAGACAAATCTCCTCTTCTCACGCTATGCTGAGGGCATCTTCCAGGTCAAGGAGCATCCAGCCCAGTCTAAATAGCCTTGTGTTGACACTGTAAACAAACGACCATGTTCCACGAGCTAATGGGAACGTTCTAACTCAGTGTTTCTCAGTCCAATTCAGGGGGTGCACATTTTTGTCCTAGCCCAGCGCTaacattccagtgttttaattgctatattgtaattacttagccaccgtggcctatttattgcctaacctcccttatcctacctcatttccaCATGCTGtttatagatttttctactgtataaTTGACTACGTTTTGTTTATTCCGTGTGTAACTCTATGGGTCgaactgttttgctttatcttggccaggtcgcagttgcaaatgagcacgtgttctcaactagcctacctggttaaataaaggtgttctcaactagcctacctggttaaataaaggtgaaatcaaaaataaatcaataaaaaatgAACATAGCCAATGGAATAAATCTGCTAGGATTACAGGCTAACGCTAACACATGCCCCAAACAAATCGACATGTCAAGTCAACATTTAGCCACGCCGTTGATTAGTCGAGTCAGGTGTGTGATTACGGGGCTGGAGCAAAAATGTGATTCCCCCAGGAATGGATTGTGAAATAAAGTCTGTTGTGTTGTCTAATTCTGTTCATTATGTTCACAGGTTTTGTCTCTCATAGTGTGGTGACAACAGAAAAGATTAGTGTTTCGTCATCTTTTTGTTATCTACCTTTGTCGGTTGTACATCTGTTTCTGTTGCGTATACACTgttcaaaacattaagaacaccttcctaatattgagatgcagcccccttttgtcctcagaaaagcctcaattcgtcgggggaATGGATGACGAAAagcgctccacagggatgctggcccatgttaactccaatgcttcccacagttgtgtcaagttgtctggatgtcttctgggtggtggaccattcttgatacacacgggaaactgttgagtgtgaaaaccccagcagtgttgcagtgtcttgcccctctgaatggcacacatacacaatccatgtctcaaggcttaaaaatcctcctttaacctgtctgctccccttcatcaacactgatttgaagtggatttaacaagggacCTCAATAAGGGTATTGagaccatagctttcacctggatcagtcatagaaagagcaggttcttaatgttttgtgcactgtgTACAGTATATCGTGAAAAGGATGTGAGATGTGTAATTGTaaatctctccgtctctctctccaccattgCGCTCTGTGATTGGCACAATGGAACTGATGTTAAAGTGCTCCGTTTTAGCTTCTCTCTcgttctcacccccctctccaccATTGCATGATGAAGGCTACAGTATGTTCAAGTGCTCTGTTATGGCGTCCATTTcgccctctctctatttctttatctctgttcctctcactctcttcctctcctcttttcctctctaccACGCTGCTCTGGTTTATGGGATTGTCTGAAAGGTGGGGACGCGTGCGACATGACCTGCTCCCCACATTTGAGCTCTTCCCCGGGCCCGTAcctccgctcccctctctctcccgtgcccTCCAACCTCGCCCACAGTCGCGACGTCGACGGTGCCAACCCGGACGCCGAGACATGGAGCAGCGCCGAAGACGCGCCGCCTGTAAAGCTGAGGTCGCGTAGCTGTGACAACCTGCTCAACGACGGGCACCCGGGCGGCACCGGCGGGCACAAGGCTACCCGTTCGGAGAGCGCAGGGTCACTGGTATTCGACAACCCATTGCGGCAAACCGCATCGTCCTCTAACCGCTCCTTGCCTCGCCAGCACCGGCGACGTGCCCACGACGCGCCAGGCTTCTTGAAGCTCTACCGCAAGATGCACCACATCGACCGCGCCCAGCTGCTGCCCTCTGACGTCATCCGTTCGGTCCGTGTCCGCATCCTGGAGCTGGAGCGCCAGCCGCACCTCTTCCCCCGAAAACTCTCCCCCTGGGGGCCGTCGTGGGGCCTGGAGGTCCCTCGCGATACGGTGCCAACGCGCATCTCCACATATGAGCAACTCATCCAGAAGTCCAAGTCGATGCCCGATTTGGGAGATAGCGAGGTCCCGTCTGGCGCAACCACGCCCGGCGGGTCATCGTCCCGCGCCAGTAGTAGCGGGGGAGGAGGCGGCGGGGGCAGGGAGACACCCGGGTACCCCAAACGGCGTTTCTCCATTGAGTCTCTGCTAGAGGAGGACATTAACAATGGGAACGGGACGTCTCATCACGCTCACCAGGGGGCGAGGAGCCCACCTGAGGGTCAGCCCCGCCTCGCCCTGGACCCCCACAATTTCCCCGACCCCCTCGTATATCGACGGGCTGCTGTCCCGGGGGCCGAGTACTCTGAGTCGGAGCAGGATGTAGCCGCCTCGGACCTCAGTGACTTTGCCCAAGTCGAAGGATCCTCCTTCTGCAGCGAGAGCGAATTTGACCACTGCTCGCTCACCTCGTCAGTCGAGAGCTTCTACGGCCcctcctcccaccaccaccacagccacCGCCACAGCCACCACAACCCTAGTCATCAGTCTCTCGGTCAGGGTCAGGGCTACCAGCACCGTCACCTCATCAGCTCGTGTAAAGGACACTGCCCGGCCTCCAACACCCGCTTCACCACCATGCTGCGCCACGAGCGGGAGCGGGCCCGCCAGGAGCTCCGGCAGAAACCCCCCCAGGCACAGCAAACCAGACacgggggaagaggagggagcgGAGGGGACCACCATGCTCTACCCCCCTTGTCCCAAGCAGCCCAAACCCAGCAGGGGATGTCCAAGCTGGCCTTCCTCGTCAGTCCTGTGCCTTTCCGGAGGAAAAAGGGTGATTCTCCACCCACTTCGAGAAGAAGTAGTGGAGGACGAAGTACCAGGCCCAAGTCTAAAGAAGCCGTCTATGAAGCTTTGGATGCGGCCTTGAGGGATATCTACGAACACATCCAAGCGGAGCGAGGCCGGAGCGGCGCTAGGCAACCAGACGATAGCATCCTCCGGAGGCTACTGGCTGAGATCCTCCCGGATGTGCCCGAGAGGAGCTCCTCGTTACGGGGGCAGAGGGGGAGCTGCAAGGGGGGTCCCTCCTCGAGCTCCTTGTACCCCGACGGGAGTCCAACGGTGTACGGCTCGTCGCCGCGGCTACAGTCACCGCTAAGTGCCTGTTACAGTCGTCATACCGAAGCCTCCAATAATGACAACTATGGAGAGGAGCCAGGCAACGGCAATGCAGGtggagcatacacacacacatacatacacacatacatacacacaatacacacatacatacacacagtacacacaccaaccagcccttagtccctctccctcctcaactCCCCCAGTactgcctgcctgtgaccaccTCCCTCCTACCAGTCACTGTGCTCC
This genomic stretch from Oncorhynchus keta strain PuntledgeMale-10-30-2019 chromosome 29, Oket_V2, whole genome shotgun sequence harbors:
- the LOC118362958 gene encoding sorbin and SH3 domain-containing protein 2-like isoform X10 — encoded protein: MNTDSGGHTRKSTALLVTRSHMKRVQSVPNLATGSESHSSDSDAWRSRSTDGLRNCDDITSSLAAKGFRSVRPNLQDKRSPTQGSPPHPCSPDHSARRSPYNRHSADSLDYLAGLKALLPTPYVPSPYATLERGGGDQMDKIGVVGGVSISMVSAGGGMGGRSPSLSPVTVSALSQYSSSTAGLLEELQICSLDSPGVSPSPSPTLSHMSSTTGPDEAPPLTSAAAATNSQAIQVAMNGGAPHPQRPSSPPAYPPLPASFSPGGVHVQSRNAEGSESVMSGHTSMSSTVPIARFSEEEKRVSVIKAPHYEGIGPVDDTGIPIAIRTTVDRPKDWYKTMFKQIHMVHKADDDYADGRNATYTVIGDSDTHGQSSNPTMAYPPPRTQTYRPLAKSPSGSGSPGTFREPSPVPPPPPPMPSLLQLRSRDSDRERDSPDTIRNQWGPPDRKVDTRKYRAEPRSIFEYEPGKSSALEQERPTYKLNPDDIDLENEPWYKFFSELEFGRPPPKKRLDYNPDICSGRLTETSLYFTPTADRVPERPASAASDYRKRRKSEPSGDQGKNQVSPKQLDPYRGSSTLRKPATRSSPSSPSRAKGGDACDMTCSPHLSSSPGPYLRSPLSPVPSNLAHSRDVDGANPDAETWSSAEDAPPVKLRSRSCDNLLNDGHPGGTGGHKATRSESAGSLVFDNPLRQTASSSNRSLPRQHRRRAHDAPGFLKLYRKMHHIDRAQLLPSDVIRSVRVRILELERQPHLFPRKLSPWGPSWGLEVPRDTVPTRISTYEQLIQKSKSMPDLGDSEVPSGATTPGGSSSRASSSGGGGGGGRETPGYPKRRFSIESLLEEDINNGNGTSHHAHQGARSPPEGQPRLALDPHNFPDPLVYRRAAVPGAEYSESEQDVAASDLSDFAQVEGSSFCSESEFDHCSLTSSVESFYGPSSHHHHSHRHSHHNPSHQSLGQGQGYQHRHLISSCKGHCPASNTRFTTMLRHERERARQELRQKPPQAQQTRHGGRGGSGGDHHALPPLSQAAQTQQGMSKLAFLVSPVPFRRKKGDSPPTSRRSSGGRSTRPKSKEAVYEALDAALRDIYEHIQAERGRSGARQPDDSILRRLLAEILPDVPERSSSLRGQRGSCKGGPSSSSLYPDGSPTVYGSSPRLQSPLSACYSRHTEASNNDNYGEEPGNGNAGGAYTHTYIHTYIHTIHTYIHTVHTPTSP
- the LOC118362958 gene encoding sorbin and SH3 domain-containing protein 2-like isoform X14 yields the protein MNTDSGGHTRKSTALLVTRSHMKRVQSVPNLATGSESHSSDSDAWRSRSTDGLRNCDDITSSLAAKGFRSVRPNLQDKRSPTQSQAIQVAMNGGAPHPQRPSSPPAYPPLPASFSPGGVHVQSRNAEGSESVMSGHTSMSSTVPIARFSEEEKRVSVIKAPHYEGIGPVDDTGIPIAIRTTVDRPKDWYKTMFKQIHMVHKADDDYADGRNATYTVIGDSDTHGQSSNPTMAYPPPRTQTYRPLAKSPSGSGSPGTFREPSPVPPPPPPMPSLLQLRSRDSDRERDSPDTIRNQWGPPDRKVDTRKYRAEPRSIFEYEPGKSSALEQERPTYKLNPDDIDLENEPWYKFFSELEFGRPPPKKRLDYNPDICSGRLTETSLYFTPTADRVPERPASAASDYRKRRKSEPSGDQGKNQVSPKQLDPYRGSSTLRKPATRSSPSSPSRAKGGDACDMTCSPHLSSSPGPYLRSPLSPVPSNLAHSRDVDGANPDAETWSSAEDAPPVKLRSRSCDNLLNDGHPGGTGGHKATRSESAGSLVFDNPLRQTASSSNRSLPRQHRRRAHDAPGFLKLYRKMHHIDRAQLLPSDVIRSVRVRILELERQPHLFPRKLSPWGPSWGLEVPRDTVPTRISTYEQLIQKSKSMPDLGDSEVPSGATTPGGSSSRASSSGGGGGGGRETPGYPKRRFSIESLLEEDINNGNGTSHHAHQGARSPPEGQPRLALDPHNFPDPLVYRRAAVPGAEYSESEQDVAASDLSDFAQVEGSSFCSESEFDHCSLTSSVESFYGPSSHHHHSHRHSHHNPSHQSLGQGQGYQHRHLISSCKGHCPASNTRFTTMLRHERERARQELRQKPPQAQQTRHGGRGGSGGDHHALPPLSQAAQTQQGMSKLAFLVSPVPFRRKKGDSPPTSRRSSGGRSTRPKSKEAVYEALDAALRDIYEHIQAERGRSGARQPDDSILRRLLAEILPDVPERSSSLRGQRGSCKGGPSSSSLYPDGSPTVYGSSPRLQSPLSACYSRHTEASNNDNYGEEPGNGNAGGAYTHTYIHTYIHTIHTYIHTVHTPTSP
- the LOC118362958 gene encoding sorbin and SH3 domain-containing protein 2-like isoform X8, which codes for MNTDSGGHTRKSTALLVTRSHMKRVQSVPNLATGSESHSSDSDAWRSRSTDGLRNCDDITSSLAAKGFRSVRPNLQDKRSPTQAVNQLPLPPPRRESYPSPATGAIPPSYSSLLAKTLGHGMLALSNEKAVLKESYTVKSTSSYSHHQSTTTTSVPQPQSEPEPNPVHSVTSKIKASTATSSTTTQLQAAERKVSSLRLTPVTIPDPPSHHPVPQPEALTTSPPPSNLPPHRDSSIGSQSHHTASLSVQMAPRSPKPLGSKAPTLEPKAPAPASDPGEARKVKGPPPVPPRLAEANSQAIQVAMNGGAPHPQRPSSPPAYPPLPASFSPGGVHVQSRNAEGSESVMSGHTSMSSTVPIARFSEEEKRVSVIKAPHYEGIGPVDDTGIPIAIRTTVDRPKDWYKTMFKQIHMVHKADDDYADGRNATYTVIGDSDTHGQSSNPTMAYPPPRTQTYRPLAKSPSGSGSPGTFREPSPVPPPPPPMPSLLQLRSRDSDRERDSPDTIRNQWGPPDRKVDTRKYRAEPRSIFEYEPGKSSALEQERPTYKLNPDDIDLENEPWYKFFSELEFGRPPPKKRLDYNPDICSGRLTETSLYFTPTADRVPERPASAASDYRKRRKSEPSGDQGKNQVSPKQLDPYRGSSTLRKPATRSSPSSPSRAKGGDACDMTCSPHLSSSPGPYLRSPLSPVPSNLAHSRDVDGANPDAETWSSAEDAPPVKLRSRSCDNLLNDGHPGGTGGHKATRSESAGSLVFDNPLRQTASSSNRSLPRQHRRRAHDAPGFLKLYRKMHHIDRAQLLPSDVIRSVRVRILELERQPHLFPRKLSPWGPSWGLEVPRDTVPTRISTYEQLIQKSKSMPDLGDSEVPSGATTPGGSSSRASSSGGGGGGGRETPGYPKRRFSIESLLEEDINNGNGTSHHAHQGARSPPEGQPRLALDPHNFPDPLVYRRAAVPGAEYSESEQDVAASDLSDFAQVEGSSFCSESEFDHCSLTSSVESFYGPSSHHHHSHRHSHHNPSHQSLGQGQGYQHRHLISSCKGHCPASNTRFTTMLRHERERARQELRQKPPQAQQTRHGGRGGSGGDHHALPPLSQAAQTQQGMSKLAFLVSPVPFRRKKGDSPPTSRRSSGGRSTRPKSKEAVYEALDAALRDIYEHIQAERGRSGARQPDDSILRRLLAEILPDVPERSSSLRGQRGSCKGGPSSSSLYPDGSPTVYGSSPRLQSPLSACYSRHTEASNNDNYGEEPGNGNAGGAYTHTYIHTYIHTIHTYIHTVHTPTSP
- the LOC118362958 gene encoding sorbin and SH3 domain-containing protein 2-like isoform X9 yields the protein MNTDSGGHTRKSTALLVTRSHMKRVQSVPNLATGSESHSSDSDAWRSRSTDGLRNCDDITSSLAAKGFRSVRPNLQDKRSPTQAVNQLPLPPPRRESYPSPATGAIPPSYSSLLAKTLGHGMLALSNEKAVLKESYTVKSTSSYSHHQSTTTTSVPQPQSEPEPNPVHSVTSKIKASTATSSTTTQLQAAERKVSSLRLTPVTIPDPPSHHPVPQPEALTTSPPPSNLPPHRDSSIGSQSHHTASLSVQMAPRSPKPLGSKAPTLEPKAPAPASDPGEARKSQAIQVAMNGGAPHPQRPSSPPAYPPLPASFSPGGVHVQSRNAEGSESVMSGHTSMSSTVPIARFSEEEKRVSVIKAPHYEGIGPVDDTGIPIAIRTTVDRPKDWYKTMFKQIHMVHKADDDYADGRNATYTVIGDSDTHGQSSNPTMAYPPPRTQTYRPLAKSPSGSGSPGTFREPSPVPPPPPPMPSLLQLRSRDSDRERDSPDTIRNQWGPPDRKVDTRKYRAEPRSIFEYEPGKSSALEQERPTYKLNPDDIDLENEPWYKFFSELEFGRPPPKKRLDYNPDICSGRLTETSLYFTPTADRVPERPASAASDYRKRRKSEPSGDQGKNQVSPKQLDPYRGSSTLRKPATRSSPSSPSRAKGGDACDMTCSPHLSSSPGPYLRSPLSPVPSNLAHSRDVDGANPDAETWSSAEDAPPVKLRSRSCDNLLNDGHPGGTGGHKATRSESAGSLVFDNPLRQTASSSNRSLPRQHRRRAHDAPGFLKLYRKMHHIDRAQLLPSDVIRSVRVRILELERQPHLFPRKLSPWGPSWGLEVPRDTVPTRISTYEQLIQKSKSMPDLGDSEVPSGATTPGGSSSRASSSGGGGGGGRETPGYPKRRFSIESLLEEDINNGNGTSHHAHQGARSPPEGQPRLALDPHNFPDPLVYRRAAVPGAEYSESEQDVAASDLSDFAQVEGSSFCSESEFDHCSLTSSVESFYGPSSHHHHSHRHSHHNPSHQSLGQGQGYQHRHLISSCKGHCPASNTRFTTMLRHERERARQELRQKPPQAQQTRHGGRGGSGGDHHALPPLSQAAQTQQGMSKLAFLVSPVPFRRKKGDSPPTSRRSSGGRSTRPKSKEAVYEALDAALRDIYEHIQAERGRSGARQPDDSILRRLLAEILPDVPERSSSLRGQRGSCKGGPSSSSLYPDGSPTVYGSSPRLQSPLSACYSRHTEASNNDNYGEEPGNGNAGGAYTHTYIHTYIHTIHTYIHTVHTPTSP
- the LOC118362958 gene encoding sorbin and SH3 domain-containing protein 2-like isoform X7, which produces MNTDSGGHTRKSTALLVTRSHMKRVQSVPNLATGSESHSSDSDAWRSRSTDGLRNCDDITSSLAAKGFRSVRPNLQDKRSPTQAVNQLPLPPPRRESYPSPATGAIPPSYSSLLAKTLGHGMLALSNEKAVLKESYTVKSTSSYSHHQSTTTTSVPQPQSEPEPNPVHSVTSKIKASTATSSTTTQLQAAERKVSSLRLTPVTIPDPPSHHPVPQPEALTTSPPPSNLPPHRDSSIGSQSHHTASLSVQMAPRSPKPLGSKAPTLEPKAPAPASDPGEARKVKGPPPVPPRLAEANVLSQAIQVAMNGGAPHPQRPSSPPAYPPLPASFSPGGVHVQSRNAEGSESVMSGHTSMSSTVPIARFSEEEKRVSVIKAPHYEGIGPVDDTGIPIAIRTTVDRPKDWYKTMFKQIHMVHKADDDYADGRNATYTVIGDSDTHGQSSNPTMAYPPPRTQTYRPLAKSPSGSGSPGTFREPSPVPPPPPPMPSLLQLRSRDSDRERDSPDTIRNQWGPPDRKVDTRKYRAEPRSIFEYEPGKSSALEQERPTYKLNPDDIDLENEPWYKFFSELEFGRPPPKKRLDYNPDICSGRLTETSLYFTPTADRVPERPASAASDYRKRRKSEPSGDQGKNQVSPKQLDPYRGSSTLRKPATRSSPSSPSRAKGGDACDMTCSPHLSSSPGPYLRSPLSPVPSNLAHSRDVDGANPDAETWSSAEDAPPVKLRSRSCDNLLNDGHPGGTGGHKATRSESAGSLVFDNPLRQTASSSNRSLPRQHRRRAHDAPGFLKLYRKMHHIDRAQLLPSDVIRSVRVRILELERQPHLFPRKLSPWGPSWGLEVPRDTVPTRISTYEQLIQKSKSMPDLGDSEVPSGATTPGGSSSRASSSGGGGGGGRETPGYPKRRFSIESLLEEDINNGNGTSHHAHQGARSPPEGQPRLALDPHNFPDPLVYRRAAVPGAEYSESEQDVAASDLSDFAQVEGSSFCSESEFDHCSLTSSVESFYGPSSHHHHSHRHSHHNPSHQSLGQGQGYQHRHLISSCKGHCPASNTRFTTMLRHERERARQELRQKPPQAQQTRHGGRGGSGGDHHALPPLSQAAQTQQGMSKLAFLVSPVPFRRKKGDSPPTSRRSSGGRSTRPKSKEAVYEALDAALRDIYEHIQAERGRSGARQPDDSILRRLLAEILPDVPERSSSLRGQRGSCKGGPSSSSLYPDGSPTVYGSSPRLQSPLSACYSRHTEASNNDNYGEEPGNGNAGGAYTHTYIHTYIHTIHTYIHTVHTPTSP